A region from the Chlorocebus sabaeus isolate Y175 chromosome 27, mChlSab1.0.hap1, whole genome shotgun sequence genome encodes:
- the TMEM128 gene encoding transmembrane protein 128: protein MDSSRAREQLRRRFLLLPDTEAQLNCESNARPETSTAVQKKEKPLPRLNIHSGFWILASIVVTYYVDFFKTLKENFHTSSWFVCGSALLLVSLSIAFYCVVYLEWYCGIREYDVRYPALIPITTASFIAAGICFNIALWHVWSFFTPLLLFTQFMGVVMFITLLG, encoded by the exons ATGGACTCTTCACGGGCTCGGGAACAGCTCCGTCGGCGATTCCTCCTCTTGCCGGACACCGAGGCCCAGCTGAACTGCGAGAGTAACGCCAGGCCGG AAACCTCCACAGCTGTTCAGAAAAAGGAGAAACCTCTTCCAAGACTTAATATCCATTCTGGATTCTGGATTTTGGCATCCATTGTTGTGACCTATTATGTTGACTTCTTTAAAACTCTTAAAGAAAACTTCCACACTAGCAG CTGGTTTGTCTGTGGCAGTGCCTTGTTGCTTGTCAGCTTATCAATTGCGTTTTACTGCGTAGTCTACCTGGAATGGTATTGTGGAATTCGAGAATATGATGTCAGGTATCCAGCCTTGATACCTATTACCACTGCCTCCTTTATTGCAGCAGGAATATG CTTCAACATTGCTCTATGGCATGTGTGGTCATTTTTCACTCCGTTGTTGTTGTTTACCCAGTTTATGGGGGTTGTAATGTTTATCACACTCCTTGGATGA